Proteins co-encoded in one Octopus bimaculoides isolate UCB-OBI-ISO-001 chromosome 9, ASM119413v2, whole genome shotgun sequence genomic window:
- the LOC106877703 gene encoding tubulin alpha-1 chain has product MRECISIHVGQAGVQIGNACWELYCLEHGIQPDGQMPSDKTIGGIDDSYNTFFSETGAGKHVPRAVFVDLEPTVVDEVRSGTYRQLFHPEQLITGKEDAANNYARGHYTIGKEIVDLVLDRIRKLADQCTGLQGFLIFHSFGGGTGSGFTSLLMERLSVDYGKKSKLEFSVYPAPQVATAVVEPYNSILTTHTTLEHSDCAFMVDNEAIYDICKRNLDVERPSYTNLNRLIAQVVSSITASLRFDGALNVDLTEFQTNLVPYPRIHFPLATYSPIISAEKAYHEQLNVGEITSACFEPVNQMVKCDPRHGKYMACCMLYRGDVVPKDVNAAIAAIKTKRTIQFVDWCPTGFKVGINYQPPTVVPGGDLAKVQRAVCMLSNTTAIAEAWARLDHKFDLMYAKRAFVHWYVGEGMEEGEFSEAREDLAALEKDYEEVGVDTVEAEGDEEGDEY; this is encoded by the exons AGGGAATGTATCAGTATTCACGTTGGCCAAGCTGGAGTCCAAATTGGTAATGCCTGCTGGGAACTTTATTGCCTAGAGCATGGCATCCAGCCTGATGGTCAAATGCCATCTGACAAGACTATCGGTGGTATTGACGACTCTTACAACACTTTCTTCAGTGAGACAGGAGCTGGGAAACATGTTCCCAGAGCTGTGTTTGTTGATTTGGAGCCAACAGTTGTTG ATGAAGTCCGTTCCGGGACATACAGACAACTGTTCCATCCAGAACAACTTATCACTGGTAAAGAAGATGCAGCCAATAACTATGCTAGAGGTCATTATACTATTGGGAAGGAAATTGTCGATCTTGTACTTGATAGAATCCGCAAACTGGCAGACCAATGTACTGGTCTTCAGGGTTTTCTGATTTTCCATAGCTTTGGAGGTGGCACTGGTTCTGGTTTCACATCACTGTTGATGGAACGTCTCAGTGTTGATTATGGAAAAAAATCAAAGTTGGAGTTTTCAGTTTATCCTGCTCCTCAAGTAGCAACAGCTGTGGTGGAGCCTTATAATTCTATCCTCACTACCCACACCACTCTTGAACATTCTGATTGTGCTTTTATGGTTGACAATGAAGCTATCTATGATATTTGCAAAAGAAACCTGGATGTCGAACGTCCATCGTATACAAACTTGAACCGTTTGATTGCTCAGGTAGTGAGTTCTATTACTGCTTCTCTGAGGTTCGACGGCGCTCTCAATGTTGATCTGACTGAGTTTCAGACTAACTTGGTGCCTTATCCTCGGATTCACTTCCCATTGGCTACATATTCTCCAATTATCTCTGCTGAAAAAGCTTACCACGAGCAACTGAATGTTGGTGAAATCACTAGTGCTTGTTTTGAACCGGTCAACCAGATGGTCAAATGTGACCCCCGCCACGGAAAATACATGGCATGCTGTATGTTATACCGTGGTGATGTGGTACCAAAAGATGTCAATGCGGCTATTGCAGCAATCAAGACAAAGAGGACAATTCAGTTTGTTGACTGGTGTCCAACTGGCTTTAAGGTCGGTATCAACTACCAACCTCCAACTGTTGTTCCAGGTGGTGACTTAGCTAAGGTCCAACGGGCTGTGTGTATGTTGAGCAACACCACAGCAATTGCTGAAGCCTGGGCTCGTCTTGATCATAAATTCGATTTGATGTATGCCAAGCGTGCTTTTGTTCACTGGTATGTGGGTGAAGGTATGGAGGAAGGTGAGTTCTCTGAAGCGCgtgaagatttggctgctttaGAGAAAGATTATGAAGAAGTTGGTGTTGACACAGTTGAGGCTGAAGGTGATGAGGAGGGAGATGAATATTAA